The genomic stretch ATCTGAGTTTCTAAGGTATGGCTAAATTCATATCCATATTCTGGATTTATGGTTATCTTGCCTTCCTCTTCAAGCTCTTTTGAATTAAAAGGTATTGAAAACTTTAAAAGTAATTCCTCATCGGGTTTGTCCCATACAATGTCAGCATCATACATGTATATCCAAGGATTCATAAATCCAACCATTAACAATCCACCCTTTTTCAATACTCGAGAGGCTTCTTTATATATGTTTTCTAAATCTTCTACATATACATTTGAAACTGGATTAAAAATAATGTCAAAAGTTTCATTTTCAAATGGAAATGGTTTTGTCATATCGCCTTGAACTGTGTTGATTTTTAAGCCTTCTCTTTTAGCAACCATATCATCTCTTTGTCATTGTGATTTAGAAAAATCCATTATGGTTACATCGTAACCTTTTATAGCAAAAACTGGTCCCTGCTGTCCACCACCACAAGCTAAACCTAATATCTTTTTTCCATTTGCTTTTTCAAACCATTCTTTTGGAACTTTTTTCCCAACAGTTAATGCAACAGAAATTGGATTATTTCTAGCTTCTTCTAATTCTTCATGTGTCAATGGCTCAGTATAGTCATTTTTTACATTATTCCATCTATCTTCATTTAATTTTATATAATTGTTCATCTTATAATCTCCTCATAATTTATATTATTTCGATTTAAGTTGAATATGTTGCCATTATATTTTTCTCACCTCTACAAATTCTAAATTTGTCAATCTCTCATCCATTTTATTATATCACTTTTCCAATATATAGAAATAATAATTTTTTTCTACTTTTTTATCTTTTTCAGCATAGTTTAAAGTTCTAGTCCATAATTTTTTACTGCCAATAACTGAATTTCATCAAAGTATATTTCAGAATTTTTATGAAAATTCCCATATTTATCAATTTCTTTCATCTTTATTTTATTATTCTCTAAGTCAGTTACAATTCCAATCTTTGTTTGAAAAAAATCCTCATTATCTATAAAAATAAGAAATTTATTTTCTAAGCATTTTCTTAAAATTTGTATAATTTCTAAATCTTTTTCAAAATCAACTAAGTCATTGAAATTTTCTTTTGTAGTATCTAATTTAACTTCTATTTCAGAAATATTTTCTATCATATTTTTAGGAATAATATTTATTTCACTGGTATCATAAAATTCTCCCTTTTCTGAAAAAATTAAGTAGTCCTCATTATAAAATAAATCATAAGCCATATATTCATCATCATTTTTTGTAGTGATAATCTTAAATTTTTTATATTCTTCTCTTTCAATAAAATTAGATATTTTTATTCTTTTTAAATAATCTTTTGCTATAACTTCTTCTGATGTAATATTTTCATTATCATTTAATATTTGAAAACTAAAATAATTCTCTCCTTTTTCAGTTAAATAAGACTCTTCAACACTTCCATCTGCTAAATCAATAGAAATTTTTACTTTATTTTCTATTAATTCTTGAAACAAATCTTTAGCTCTAATATTAAAAACTTTCCTTTGCTCTTTTTCAAGATTTCTCATATAGTCTGATTTCAATATAATTCTTTTTATTGAATCAATTAAAAATACTTTTATTCCATCTTCTTTAAAATTTATATCATAAGAAAGTAAAAATAAATATTTTGAACTTATCTTTAAAATTTTTCCAACTGTAAAGCAAGAATCTTCAAAATGATATATTCCTATTATTTGTCCTAATTTTGTATTTCTTAATATCTCTTTCATTTTATTCACCAACTATTTTCTATTTACACCATTGTATTATTTGAAATATAATAAGTCAAATTATTATAAAAAATGAGGCTGTTGCAAATTAAATAATTGAGTCCAAAAAGAAAAATAATACTAAAAAAGCATTTTTTACAATTTAGAGTCTTTTTTAACTTGCATTAAATTCATTCAAAAATTAAAATAGAAGTCAAAATAGAATGAATTTCTAAAAGATTTCTATTTTTTTATTAAGTTTTTATTAAGAAAGAAAAAAGCTGTCACAAATTAATGATAAAAATTATTAATTTGCAACAGCCTCTTTAGGTAGATGTTGTGAATATTCTTGTACTATTAATAAATTAATACTAAATCTATTTTTATACCAAAGCCAATAAATGAGAAACTATCCAAGCTGAAGCATAATAAGCCATAAATTGAACTCCAGTATGAATTTCAAAAATATTGTGAAGAATTCCCCCAAATAAACCAATACAAAGTGCTATTATAATTCCTATAAATCCTGCTTCATAGTAAGCTAACATAAATATTAATCCTAAAAATGATCCTATTAATGCTTCATGGCTAATTCCTTTAAACATTTTTTCAGTCCATGATCTTGCTTTTGTTATTGAGACTGGATAAGCTAATAAACTTCCTCCAAATATTCCTATAAAGCCAAATACTATATAGTGCCAAACATCTAAATAATTATGTAAATTATTAATTGGAGACACTGTAAATACAGGAGGAGCATTAAATAATGGAGCAGCTGGTCCTAAAGCTACTGGACTAAGAGGTAAACCAAATGCTAATAATGGTATAATAATTCCTCCAATATAAGTTGCATTACTTACTGCATCTTGTACTCCAACAGTTGAAGTTACTTTTTCATATAATTCTTTTTTTCTTCCTGCCACTAATTCTCCTAAAAGAACAGTTGTCCCAACAGGTGAGAATGTAAATGAGGCTGTACTAACAACAGAAGCAGCTATAACATCCTTATTTTGTTTCCTTGTAAGAAGTTTAAAAGGATTTGGATATAAAGAAAGCTTTTTCTTAGAATCTGGAGCTAACCAAATTTCATTTGGTTTTTCTCTTTTCTGTTTATTTCTCATCTTAGGAACAAGAATATTAAATAGTTCTGAAATCATTGGTCCTATTGTAATTCCCATAAAAATCGAAATAAACAGATTTTTTCCAACAGCTTCTGTACTCAATCTTTGGAAGCCTTGAATTAAAAATGAATAAGGAATTAAACAAATAACTGCAGCCCATCTTGCATTTGACATATATGCTATTATAACTGCTCCAATAGTAAATATCAAACCAATATAGGGACTAATCTTATCTCCTAATGGAGCTAAAAGATATGCAAAAATTACTGAAAATGGAACTGCAATAATAGAACCAATTAAAGATCCTGCCGCCATTTTCCTCATTGCTATATGAGGTATTCCTAATCGTTTTGCTAAAGAACTATAATAAACCATAGGGACAGCCATTGTACTTCCTGGTAATGCTGCCATTGAAGTTGGAATAGTATGTGTTATTTGCATAGCAACCATAATTCCAATAGTCCATGAAAATAATATAATAGGATGAACTTTTAATAATACAAGTACTAAAGTTACAGGAGCCATAGTTGCTGTTTCATCAGTTCCAGGAATAATTCCAACAATAGAATATATAATACCACCTAAAAATGCAGCTAAAAATGCACCAGCAATAAGCCATAAAGTCATCTATACCCCTCCTTTTGCCTTTTCTTTATATTCTTTTTTATAATTTTTTGAATCTTCAGGAATTAAAGCTAATAAAGCATATAATTCTAAATCTTCTAGTTCTTTTATAGTTTCTGAGTCTAATTTTGATAGTGCTTCTCTTTCTTCTTCTAAAGTTATTCCAGCAGATTCCAGAATATTTTCTATATTTTCAAATTCAAATTTCTCCTCCACCGTTCTTTTAGGACGAAATAATTTAGCACAGATAGCTCCTGATACTATACAACCTATAACTCCTATTAATAAAGCATAACCATTGGCTAAACTTTTTTCTATATTTTCAAAACTATGAAATAATTTTTGACCTAAGAAAAACATACCCATTGTTAAAAAAACACCAATAATACAAGAATACAATAATTCTTTTAATACAACTGTATCTCCCCATACTTCTGTATATTTTTCATTCTTCGTCTCTTTATTCATATTATTCACTCCTTATTTTTTAGTAGGGATTTTGCATATTCTAAATTAATATTTTTATCTTCTATCATTTTTTTTACAATTCTATCTAGTTCTTCTCCTTTTGCCCCAGCAACACTAGCTATATTTTTTGCATGTAAAGACATATGTCCTCTTTGTATCCCCTCTGTTGCAAGTGCTTTAATTGCTGCAAGATTTTGTGCTAAACCAACAGAAGCTACAATTTCACCTAATTCAGTAGCTGACTTAACCCCTAATATTTTTACTACTGTTTTTGCAGTAGGATGTATTTTAGTTGCTCCTCCAACCAATCCTAATGCTAATGGTAATTCTAGTGTTCCTACCAAGTCACCATTATTATCTTTTTCCCATTTTGTTAAAGGTTTATAACTTCCTGTTATAGAAGCATAGGCATGGGCTCCTGCTTCTATAGCTCTAGTATCATTTCCAGTAGCAAGGACTACAGCTGATATACCATTCATAATACCTTTATTATGAGTTGTTGCTCTAAAAGGGTCTGCTTCTGCAAAAGTATAAGCCAATATTATTTTATCTACTACTTCTTCTCCTCCTAGTTCTTCTTTTTTGATTTTTGTTCTAGCTCTTACTAGTCTTTCAATCGCTAAATTAGATAAAATTCTTAAATATACAGTTCCTCCTGTTATTGTTTCAATAAATGGTGCCACTGTTTCTGCCATAGTATTAACAGCATTTGCTCCCATAGCATCCAAAGTATTTACTTTTAAATGTAAAATAACCATATTTTCAAAATTTGTTTCTATGACTCTAACATCTATATCTAATGCTCCCCCTCCAAATTTAACAAGAACTGGATCTATTTCATTACATATTTTTAAAATTTTTTCTTTATTTTCATAAATTACCATTCTAGTATAATTCACATCTTTTACTCCAACAATTTGGATTTGAGCTATCATAATAGAACCTGTATTACTAGTATAAAATCCTCCAGAAGATCTTGCTAACTTTGCTGCATTACTAGCAGCAGCAATAACTGATGCTTCTTCTGAAACCATTGGAATTATATAATCTTTATCATTTATTTTAAAATTTAGAGCAACTCCCATAGGTAAAGTAAATCTTCCAATAACATTCTCAACCATATTATCAGCCTTAGAAATATCTAAAGTATCTGTATTTTTTATATTCTCAATATCATCTTTATCTAAATTAGCAAACTTAACAACTTCATCTAATCTTTCTTCAACTGATAATTTATAAAATCCTGAATAATTACTTTTCTTCATACTTTTCTCCCTCTTTTCTATATTTATTATATAATTCACTATCTATTTCTATTCTCATTAATGCTGAAGCCATTGATTTTCCTAAAGAATCTAATCTAAGAGATAAAGTTGCTCCTCCTCCTAATGCTTCTTTCATTACAAAATTCATCCCATTTAATGAATCAACTACATACCTTGTAATTTCACCAGTAACTATATTTTTAAAATGATCTCTCACTCTATCTACTGTTAAAAAATTTTTTAAAAAAGGATAGTCTTCTTCTCTTCTAGCATAAATACAAATATTACTTATATTTCCTTTATCCCCTGATCTTCCATGTGCAATATCTTTTAAATACATTTTTTTCATTATTTTACCTCCAAAATATGTGAAGTTAGTTTGACAATATCTCTTGGAATAAATGTTGGCCAAAGTCCTATAACATTTTGAATTTTTGCTCTTCCTCCAAAAAAGCTTGCTCCTGGTGGTCCATTTAATTGTAAAGGAGAAATTTCAGGAATTAATTTTTCTGCTTCCTCTTTCGTCAGAGTTCTTATAGCTATTCTCATTACAACTTCATTCATATTTTTAACTAATTCATCAGACATATTGGCTATATTTAAATGAAGAGCATTTAGCCCTAAGAAATCTATTCTAATGTCCTCAACTTTTAAATTTTTTCTTTTCATTTTTTTCATAATAATTTCTGCTGCATACTTAGCTTTTTCATAAGCATCTGGCCAAGCAAAATTTAGGTATGTTTCTACTTTGTAACCTGCATGATAACCTATTGATAATTTTAAATTGTCTGGTCTTTTCTTTCCTTTTACTCCTAATAATTCTACCTTATCTTTTGAAATTTCTTTTAACTTTGCTTGACTCACATCAGCTATAACATCTGGTGTTATATAATTAGCAGGATCATGAATTTCATATAATAGTTGTTCCTTACAAGATTGTTCTGTAATTAAACCTCCACTAGTTTTTGTCTTGGTGATATATGTATGATCTTCTGAAACACTTGCTATTGGGAAACCTAAATTATCCATTTCTGGTACTATTCTCCAATCATAATCATAATTTCCACCTGCTCCCTGTCCTCCACATTCTAATAAATGCCCTACTATAATTCCTCTAGCAATATTGTCATAATCATCATCTCTCCAACCAAACTCATACATTAATGGTGATAAAAATAATGCTGAATCAGCTGCTCTTCCTGTTAAAACTGTATTAGCACCTCCTTTTAAACACTCAATAATTGGCTCTCTTCCAAAATAAACATTAGCATTTAATATTTTATCTTGTATTTCTATTAACTTTCTACCATTATCTGAATTTATAAATTCATAACCTTCTTTTAATAATTCAGGTAATTTTTCTTTTAAATCATCTCCTAAAACATATCCAATCTTATATCCTGACATTTTATTTTCTTCTGCAATATTTTTAATTTGTTTTACTGCCTCTTCTATATTAACTCCACCTGCATTACTTATAATTTTAATGTTTTTCTCATAGCTCTCTTTACCTATTACTTTAAATAAATCTATAAAATCACGGGCATAACCAGTATTTGGATTTTTATTTTTTTGACGCTGTAATATAGACATAGTTAATTCTGCTAAATAATCACAAGCAAGATAGTTAAGATTCCCATTTTTTACCATGTCTATGGCAGCATCTGGACTATCTCCCCAAAAACCTTGTCCTCCTCCAATTAAAACTTCTTTTTTCATAAAAATCACCTCATTTTTAGTATAATTAATCTTATATAATATATAAGCAAAAAGTATACCAAATAAAAAATAAAGAAAAGCATTAAAATTTCGTTCACTAGCTTTTCTTTACTTATATATTTTTGCCAAATTTGTCAATTATCTAATTTTTATTGACTTTTTTGACAATTTATTCTATATTTTTTTATTTTTCTATATAGAGTTCTTTCCCCAATACCTAATTTTTTTGCTACTTCCTCTTTATTCCAATTATTATTTATAAGTGAATTTAATATAATCTCTTTTTCTTTCTTATTTAAAAGTTCTTCAAGTGTTATGGATTTATTTTCTATAACATCATTTTGAAATTTTTTAGGAAGATTCTCTAGATAAATACAATCATTATTTGTTAAAATAACTGCATGTTCTATACAATTTTTTAATTCTCTTATATTTCCAGGCCAATTATATTCTAATAAAGCTGAGTATGCCCTGCTTGATATTTTTAGATTTTTATTATATTTCTTATTATAATAATTAAGATAGTTATTAATAAGTAATATAATATCATGATTTCTTTCTCTTAAAGGAGGGATTTCAAAAGTTATTGTACTTAGTCTGTAATATAAATCTTCTCTAAAATTTCCTTCTTTTATTTTCTTTTCTAAATTTTGATTAGTAGCTGCGATAACTCTTACATTAACTTTAATATTTGATGCATTCCCTATTTTTTCAATCTCGCCAGTTTCCAAAGTTCGTAATAACTTTGCCTGCATAGTTGGACTCATATCTCCAATTTCATCTAAAAAAATTGTTCCCTGATCTGCTAATTGAAATTTCCCTATTTTTCCCTTTTGTTTTGCTCCTGTGAATGAACCTCCTTCATAGCCAAATAATTCACTTTCAATTAAACTTTCTGGAATTGCTGCACAATTTAAAGTAATAAATGGCTTATTTGCTCTTTTACTATTACTATGTATAAAATTACTTAAAACATCTTTTCCAACTCCATTCTCTCCTAAAATAAGAACAGTTGCATCAGTTTTAGAAACAATGATTGCTTTGGTGATAAGTTCTAGGTATTTAGGGTCTTCTCCAATTATTTTAGAATTTTTTAATTCTTTAATATTTTCTAATTTTTGATTATACTCTTCTATCACACTTGAAATTCTTATAACTTCTTTATTTAAATTTATTATTTCAGTAATATCATTAAAAATTGAAATAGCTCCTTTAAATTTACTTTCAATAAATATAGGTAGTATTTTTACATCAACATATTTATTAAGAGATTTTATATAATTATTTTTTTTAAATATTTCCTTATGAGTATCAAGAACTTTTATAATAGTAGCTTCTTTTTCTATATCTTGAATATATTTTCCTATAATATAGTATAAAGGTATTCCTAAAATTTTGGAATAATTCTTATTTGCATAAAATATCTTACCATTTTCATCAACTGCTATAATTCCCTCTTCAATTTTATCCATAATATTTGTTAAAAAATTATATATTTTTTTATTTTGTAAATAAACTACTAAATCTTTACTTATACTTCCAACAATTTTTTTATTATCTTCAAAATAAATAAGTTCTCCATTTATTTTATTAATATCAATTTGATTTATATTAATATCTAAAGGAAAAACTAAATTATTTTTTATGTTTAGATTTTGAGCTATAGTTGATTTTTTTATAATATCAGATATTTTCATAAAATTTCCTCAGCTTTCATTATATTTAAACACTATATATTATGTATTTTATCATTTTTTTTTATAAAAATATACTTTAACAAAAAAATGGAGCTAAACTCCATTTCTAAATCTGCTTCTACCAAATTTTCTTACTGCAGTATACATAAGTGTTCTTAAGAGGAAATTTACTTTTTCCTCTTTTAATATCTCCAAAAATATCTTGTCTGCCTTTTCTCTACTTATATCTAGATTACAATTAGAAGAATATAGCCAATCATGAACCACACTTGCTCCACTATGTTTTCCATAAGGAAGAACTATACCTCTCAATAATTTTGGTATACTTGCATAATCTGTTACAAAACCCTTTGGAACTTTGATAAGATATTCCTTTGTTTTATATACATAGTCAGAAAATAATTCAAATTTACCATTCATTAAATCTTTAACTAATAATTTTGTAAGTTCCATATATCTACCTCCATTTATTTTCTTATAATTTAAAATAACTCTTTTTCATAATTATTTCATTTACTAAATGGACAGATATACTTCTATATAAAATAAAAAAGACTATTTAAAGATTTAGTCTTTTTTATTTTTCAACTTAAATTTATTTTTTTGCTTCTACTTTTTCTGCTGTAGATTCTACCTTCTCTTCTACTTTAGCTTCCACTTTTTCAGTTGAATTTTCTTTTGTAGATTTAACTTTTTTAACTGCTTTTTTTGTTTTAGTTTTTGTGTTATTTTCTGTGCTTTGAGTATTTTGAGTTTCACAATCGCAATCAACCTTTTTTTCTTTATCATAATGACAGTTCTCACTTTTCTTTTCTGTTGTGCAATCACATTTTGCATTATTTTTAATATCACAGCAATCGTTTGCTATTGAACTTACTCCTAAAACTAAAGCCATCACTAATACTAATTTTTTCATTCTATTCCCTCCTAAAAACTTAAAGAGAGCTGGAATTTATAAACTCTCATTCTGTAATTATTCCAACTCTTAATTATGGTTATTTATTAATTTTTTGTTTCTACTTTATCTTTTACAGCTTCTACTTTTTCTTCTACCTTAGTTTCTACTTTTTTAGCTGCTTTTTTAGCTTTTTTTCCAACTTTCTTAGCATCTTTTTTTACTGTATCAGCAGATTTCTTTACATCATCTTTTGCTGCTTCTAACTTTTCTTCTGCTTTATCTTTTGTCTCATCAGCTTTTGCTTCTACTTTTTCTGCATCTTTCTTAACTTCTTTTTTTACGTCTGTTGCTTTTTCTTCTACTTTATTTTTAGCTTCATCCAATTTTCCATCAGCTTTTTTAACTTCTTTTTTAGCATCTTTCTTAGTATCTGCTTTTATATCTGCTACTTTTTCTTCTACTTTATCTTTAGCAGCTTCTAATTTTTCACCAGTTTTTTTAGCACCTTTCTTAACATCTTCTTTTACATCTGCCATTTTTTCTGACACTTTATCTTTTGCTGCTTCTAGTTTTTCTCCAGCTTTTTCTGCTTTTTCTTTAACCTCTTCTTTTACATCTGCCATTTTTGCTTCCACTTTTTTAGCTTCTTTTTTCATTGTAGCCATTGCACCATTTGTAGTATCTTCTGCCATTACACTAACACCTAAAACTAAAGCTAACATCATTAACAATTTTTTCATAATAATTTCCTCCTAAATCTATAAAATTCAAAGGGGATGTTAAAGAACAATCCCCCCTTGTCAACTTATTTTATTTTATTTATAAGATTATCTACTCCACCAAGAGCTTTATCTTTTAATTCAGATGCTTTTTCTTCTGCACCTTCTTTTAATTCTTTTGCTTTATCTACTGCTTTATCTTTTAATTCCCCTGCTTTGTCTTTTAGTTCAGATGCTTTTTCTTCTGCACCTTCTTTTAATTCTTTTGCCTTATCAACAACTGTATCTTTCACTTCTTTTGCTTTGTCTGCAACTGTATCTTTTAATTCATCTAATTTTCCTGTTACATCATCTAACATTCCCATAATTTTCCTCCTTAATTTTTATTTATTCAAATCTTAAACACTACTACTTTTTTATTACTATAATAGTACAGTAAAATTTCCCAATTGTCAACCTATATTTCATAAATTTTACTATATTTTTCTTTTAAGTAGTCAATATAGTACTTTGGATTTAGCTCTTCACCTGTAACTTTTTTCACTATTTCAGCTGTATCTTTTAATCTTCCATATTTATGAATTTTTTCTCCAAGCCAATCAGTTATTTTATTTAATTCTTGATTTCTTAAAGCACTTTCAACATCAAAATCTTTTTTCATAGCATTATATATTTGAGAAGCATAAGCATTTCCTATTGCATAAGAAGGAAAATATCCAACTAAACCGCAATACCAATATACATCTTGCATAAGCCCTTCTGAATCATTTT from Fusobacterium hwasookii encodes the following:
- a CDS encoding tripartite tricarboxylate transporter permease, which gives rise to MTLWLIAGAFLAAFLGGIIYSIVGIIPGTDETATMAPVTLVLVLLKVHPIILFSWTIGIMVAMQITHTIPTSMAALPGSTMAVPMVYYSSLAKRLGIPHIAMRKMAAGSLIGSIIAVPFSVIFAYLLAPLGDKISPYIGLIFTIGAVIIAYMSNARWAAVICLIPYSFLIQGFQRLSTEAVGKNLFISIFMGITIGPMISELFNILVPKMRNKQKREKPNEIWLAPDSKKKLSLYPNPFKLLTRKQNKDVIAASVVSTASFTFSPVGTTVLLGELVAGRKKELYEKVTSTVGVQDAVSNATYIGGIIIPLLAFGLPLSPVALGPAAPLFNAPPVFTVSPINNLHNYLDVWHYIVFGFIGIFGGSLLAYPVSITKARSWTEKMFKGISHEALIGSFLGLIFMLAYYEAGFIGIIIALCIGLFGGILHNIFEIHTGVQFMAYYASAWIVSHLLALV
- a CDS encoding hydroxymethylglutaryl-CoA reductase, degradative; translation: MKKSNYSGFYKLSVEERLDEVVKFANLDKDDIENIKNTDTLDISKADNMVENVIGRFTLPMGVALNFKINDKDYIIPMVSEEASVIAAASNAAKLARSSGGFYTSNTGSIMIAQIQIVGVKDVNYTRMVIYENKEKILKICNEIDPVLVKFGGGALDIDVRVIETNFENMVILHLKVNTLDAMGANAVNTMAETVAPFIETITGGTVYLRILSNLAIERLVRARTKIKKEELGGEEVVDKIILAYTFAEADPFRATTHNKGIMNGISAVVLATGNDTRAIEAGAHAYASITGSYKPLTKWEKDNNGDLVGTLELPLALGLVGGATKIHPTAKTVVKILGVKSATELGEIVASVGLAQNLAAIKALATEGIQRGHMSLHAKNIASVAGAKGEELDRIVKKMIEDKNINLEYAKSLLKNKE
- a CDS encoding AtuA-related protein, translated to MKKMYLKDIAHGRSGDKGNISNICIYARREEDYPFLKNFLTVDRVRDHFKNIVTGEITRYVVDSLNGMNFVMKEALGGGATLSLRLDSLGKSMASALMRIEIDSELYNKYRKEGEKYEEK
- a CDS encoding acyclic terpene utilization AtuA family protein; the encoded protein is MKKEVLIGGGQGFWGDSPDAAIDMVKNGNLNYLACDYLAELTMSILQRQKNKNPNTGYARDFIDLFKVIGKESYEKNIKIISNAGGVNIEEAVKQIKNIAEENKMSGYKIGYVLGDDLKEKLPELLKEGYEFINSDNGRKLIEIQDKILNANVYFGREPIIECLKGGANTVLTGRAADSALFLSPLMYEFGWRDDDYDNIARGIIVGHLLECGGQGAGGNYDYDWRIVPEMDNLGFPIASVSEDHTYITKTKTSGGLITEQSCKEQLLYEIHDPANYITPDVIADVSQAKLKEISKDKVELLGVKGKKRPDNLKLSIGYHAGYKVETYLNFAWPDAYEKAKYAAEIIMKKMKRKNLKVEDIRIDFLGLNALHLNIANMSDELVKNMNEVVMRIAIRTLTKEEAEKLIPEISPLQLNGPPGASFFGGRAKIQNVIGLWPTFIPRDIVKLTSHILEVK
- a CDS encoding sigma-54 interaction domain-containing protein — translated: MKISDIIKKSTIAQNLNIKNNLVFPLDININQIDINKINGELIYFEDNKKIVGSISKDLVVYLQNKKIYNFLTNIMDKIEEGIIAVDENGKIFYANKNYSKILGIPLYYIIGKYIQDIEKEATIIKVLDTHKEIFKKNNYIKSLNKYVDVKILPIFIESKFKGAISIFNDITEIINLNKEVIRISSVIEEYNQKLENIKELKNSKIIGEDPKYLELITKAIIVSKTDATVLILGENGVGKDVLSNFIHSNSKRANKPFITLNCAAIPESLIESELFGYEGGSFTGAKQKGKIGKFQLADQGTIFLDEIGDMSPTMQAKLLRTLETGEIEKIGNASNIKVNVRVIAATNQNLEKKIKEGNFREDLYYRLSTITFEIPPLRERNHDIILLINNYLNYYNKKYNKNLKISSRAYSALLEYNWPGNIRELKNCIEHAVILTNNDCIYLENLPKKFQNDVIENKSITLEELLNKKEKEIILNSLINNNWNKEEVAKKLGIGERTLYRKIKKYRINCQKSQ
- a CDS encoding DUF1353 domain-containing protein, with amino-acid sequence MELTKLLVKDLMNGKFELFSDYVYKTKEYLIKVPKGFVTDYASIPKLLRGIVLPYGKHSGASVVHDWLYSSNCNLDISREKADKIFLEILKEEKVNFLLRTLMYTAVRKFGRSRFRNGV
- a CDS encoding YtxH domain-containing protein translates to MGMLDDVTGKLDELKDTVADKAKEVKDTVVDKAKELKEGAEEKASELKDKAGELKDKAVDKAKELKEGAEEKASELKDKALGGVDNLINKIK